The genomic stretch TCCATATACAACAGCTTACAGTGAGTCTGTACAGCCTTCGTCCTTGAAACTCAAAGTTTGTATACGTTTTATACAACTAAAGCAGACGCTTTTAtataaagtgacatttatcagaATGCATTAAGCAGTtgtagggttaagggccttgttcaaggacctaATGCTGAAATCACCCTTATAACTTCTGGGATCTGAAGCGGCAACATTCCAATCGCAGGCAATAGTGTCCATTTCCACtgaacctcactgcctccagttataaaggtaatttttttttgagggAGGGGGATCCTGAAATACTCCATCTAAAGCACAGACTCGTTCAATTGGGTCAAAAGACAGTAACAAAGTCCATTAAAAATTACAGCCGATGCAAAAATATCATATTACATTCATGTTCAGAATACAAGGGTCTTGGAAGAAGGatacatattacatattaaCACTCTATAATGGGTAAAGGCAAATGtgctttaaaaatgaataaCAGCAACATCCTTGGACTGCTGAACTGCAGCAGGGTTGATGCAGGGTCCAGGTCACCATCTCCTCATTCCACATCCTGATCGTCCATCTCCATGTCCTCAGGAGCTTCCTTCTTCGCCTGTTTTTTGGAGACGGTGCTGGGGGCAGctttctttgcaggctgtgcttcaACTGTGAGGGACAGAAATGCAGAGCGTGCCGAAGGTGACCGACAGCTGAGGCATGGCGTGCATATCAGACTCCTGTTTCATAGTCCTGCCGCTGCCTCAAGGCGTCAAACATCATCATGCGTCAGATGACCTCGCAACTGTAGGAAAACGGGGCTAAATTGGACACACTGATGTCTTGTATTGTATAGAGAAGGTTCTCTGCCTCGGGCCCCGTGTTTCCTGGGACAGGAATTGGGCACTGTACACTGGGCACTGTGTACTGGGTAAGCTGACATGGAAGATGGAAGGATTAACAGATGGGACATGTTAAAATTTGGATACATCGTATCAAGTCAGAATGTTTGAGCTGATTCAACTAAAAGCACATTATATAACACTGACCCCTacggggaaattctcttttcgcctcccccatcttgctccctgtaggctgtgaagggcagccacccatagcagtgtccagggagctgggggttaagggccttgctcaaggacccgcagatgtgctgaggctgggtttcaaCCTCCTGATCACAGGCACCGAGGCTTATGCCCCAGAGCCACACAGTGCCCCCAAAAGGACCCTATGAAAGACTCTCATATTCAGACTTGTAACCTATCATCTGGCAGGGGAGAGACTTTTAACATTCACAGGACCTTCCATGGTTGCCTTCGCTCGCTCCATGTGCTGCAGCTGCTTGATCAACTTCCGTCGCTTCTTGCCGGACAGAGTGATATTAGCCCGTGGGCTAGTACTGGCAAGGGGGAAACACACGGAAAATTTAGGGAATTCCCACATTTTTAACACCCAATACAAGTGAATCCAAAAGCACAGTTTGCATATTGTTAAGCGTCTGATGTGCAATTCGTATAAATCAGGAAAGGGTATTAAAGGGGAGTAACTAAGATGAACTAGGGTGTTCCTAGTAAGGACTTTGATACGATTTGAATGTCAAGTGCCTTCAGAAAG from Brienomyrus brachyistius isolate T26 chromosome 3, BBRACH_0.4, whole genome shotgun sequence encodes the following:
- the c3h11orf98 gene encoding uncharacterized protein C11orf98 homolog, which codes for MAPGGKINRPKTELGKKLFKRRRVLNKQKRFKHKIVGAVVDEGLITAHHLRKRITSPRANITLSGKKRRKLIKQLQHMERAKATMEVEAQPAKKAAPSTVSKKQAKKEAPEDMEMDDQDVE